A segment of the Corylus avellana chromosome ca2, CavTom2PMs-1.0 genome:
TTTAACTACTTGCTTTTACCCCAGCTTGTATCTTCAATGGAGGGGACTACAAAGTGGGAACCCAGGAGTTCGAAAGTGTCTCATGACGGCTGCCGGTTTTACGGCCGCATGACGCTTCTCCATGATCAAAATGCTGCATCTATCTCTATTGTTTCTGCTTTGCAAGCAGAACTATTGGATGCTCGATCACGAATTTGTGAGCTTAAAGCTGAGGAGCGATCCTCtaagaaaaaagtgaaactCTTGCTGAGGCAAGTTGAAGAGGAAAGGGTTTCATGGCGGagcagagaaaaaaagaaaattcatgcGGTTGTTGATGACTTAAAGGATGAATTAGAAAGGGAGAGGAAGATTTGTGAGAGGGTGGAAATGCTCAATACCAAATTGGTGAATGAGTTAGCCAATGCCAAGTTATCAGCAATGCAGATCATGCAAAATTACCAGGAAGAGAAAAGGGGGAGAGAACTAATGGAGGAGGTTTGTAATGAATTGGCTAAGCAGATTGGAGAAGATAAGGCCGAGGTCGACGCACTGAAGAGGGATTCGATGAAAATCCTTGAGGAAGTGGAAGAAGAGAGGCGGATGTTGCAGATGGCTGACGTTTGGCGTGAAGAACGCATCCAAATGAAGCTGGTTGATGCGAAACTTGCTCTTGAAGATAGATATTGCCAGATGAACAAGCTGTTAACAGACCTCGAAACTTTTCTGCAGTCCAGAAGTTCTACCCTGGATGTTATGGACTTAAGGAAAGCCGAGTTGATTCTGCAGGCAGTTAAATCAATGGATGCTCAAGATATTAACGAATTTTCGTATATGCCCCCAAAATCAGATGATATATTCTCTATGTATGAAGATCTCATAAAATTCAAAGCCAAGGGGGACGAGATTGAACCTTGTGTAAATTACAGTCCCACTAGACACGCTTCAAGCACTAACAATGATGCCTCTTACAAAAATTCAATGCTGAAACATTCAAACCATGCTATTGATTATAACAGCGggctagaagaagaagaaatccgAGGCAGGGGAAGAGCTAGTGGTTCTGAGGC
Coding sequences within it:
- the LOC132171177 gene encoding uncharacterized protein LOC132171177; translated protein: MNLTGGPHYPATGCRRKLKRPSVSTLSYRRRPVTPHSKWKFFDDDEGKLAGGGQFRRARVAVSARKLAAGLWQLRFTEVSAGSGGGEIGGFKCGPCDRVGSQLVSSMEGTTKWEPRSSKVSHDGCRFYGRMTLLHDQNAASISIVSALQAELLDARSRICELKAEERSSKKKVKLLLRQVEEERVSWRSREKKKIHAVVDDLKDELERERKICERVEMLNTKLVNELANAKLSAMQIMQNYQEEKRGRELMEEVCNELAKQIGEDKAEVDALKRDSMKILEEVEEERRMLQMADVWREERIQMKLVDAKLALEDRYCQMNKLLTDLETFLQSRSSTLDVMDLRKAELILQAVKSMDAQDINEFSYMPPKSDDIFSMYEDLIKFKAKGDEIEPCVNYSPTRHASSTNNDASYKNSMLKHSNHAIDYNSGLEEEEIRGRGRASGSEASVGRVFSQGKNVLESGTECDENAEPGSVSSEVSEVCLLSVPRGGGLRLGCRDKAARRDASEAANPHITRGMKGYIEWPRGVQKQNLEPKLLGVRMESQKSQLRHILKQKT